A genomic region of Streptosporangium lutulentum contains the following coding sequences:
- a CDS encoding IlvD/Edd family dehydratase, with translation MVEQRSSQWYAGTDRNAYIHRAWMRRGLPAHAFDGRPHIAIANTASDLTPCNSHLNEVSESVKQGIWEAGGVPMNLPVVSLGETLVRPTAMLWRNMAAMATEEMLRANPVDGVVLLGGCDKTIPSLLMAAASVDLPAVVLPGGPMLTGTFRGVALGCGTDVWRLSEEVRAGTLSEKAFMRSESSMIRSRGHCNTMGTASTMACVAEALGTVIPGVAGTPAPDSRLLQSAHDTGRLAVELVERGHRPSNLLSRGSFLNAIVALAAIGGSTNAVVHLLAIAGRLGIELSLDDFDRTGAAVPLLVDLQPAGRHLMEDFHRAGGLLAVLREVRDLLDPEALTVTGRPLTEYLDDTQIWDKTVIRPRGEPLQSAAGIAVLYGNLAPGGAVVKPAAASPELMRHRGRALVFDSVEDMHARIDDPDLDVDASSVLVLRGCGPKGYPGMPEVANMPLPAKLLERGVRDMVRICDGRMSGTAYGTVVLHVTPEAAAGGPLSLVETGDPIVLDVEARRLDLDIPQEDLQRRRPSEAMLAGFASPSRGWERLYIDHVMQASQGADLDFLVGSSGDRVSRESH, from the coding sequence ATGGTGGAGCAACGCAGCTCTCAGTGGTATGCGGGGACCGATCGGAACGCCTACATTCACCGTGCCTGGATGCGACGGGGGCTGCCGGCGCACGCCTTCGACGGCCGCCCGCACATCGCGATCGCCAACACCGCCTCCGATCTGACCCCGTGCAACTCCCACCTCAACGAGGTCTCCGAGAGCGTCAAACAGGGGATCTGGGAGGCCGGGGGCGTCCCGATGAACCTTCCGGTCGTCTCCCTGGGAGAGACCCTGGTCCGGCCCACGGCGATGCTGTGGCGCAACATGGCCGCGATGGCGACCGAGGAGATGCTGCGGGCCAACCCCGTCGACGGCGTGGTGCTGCTGGGCGGCTGCGACAAGACCATTCCGTCCCTGCTGATGGCCGCGGCCTCCGTCGACCTGCCCGCCGTGGTGTTGCCCGGTGGCCCCATGCTGACCGGAACCTTCCGTGGGGTGGCCCTGGGCTGCGGCACGGATGTGTGGAGGCTCAGCGAGGAGGTCCGCGCGGGCACGCTGTCGGAGAAGGCGTTCATGCGGTCGGAGTCGTCGATGATCCGCAGCCGGGGACACTGCAACACCATGGGCACGGCCTCGACCATGGCCTGCGTCGCCGAGGCGCTCGGCACCGTCATCCCCGGCGTCGCCGGCACCCCCGCCCCCGACAGCCGCCTGCTCCAGAGCGCCCACGACACCGGCCGGCTGGCCGTCGAGCTCGTCGAGCGGGGGCACCGCCCGAGCAACCTGCTGAGCAGGGGCTCGTTCCTCAACGCGATCGTGGCGCTGGCGGCGATCGGCGGATCGACCAACGCGGTGGTGCACCTGCTGGCCATCGCGGGACGGCTCGGCATCGAGCTCTCGCTCGACGACTTCGACCGCACCGGCGCCGCGGTGCCGCTCCTGGTCGACCTGCAGCCCGCGGGCCGGCACCTGATGGAGGACTTCCACCGCGCGGGCGGGCTGCTCGCCGTGCTGCGCGAGGTCCGCGACCTGCTGGATCCCGAGGCGCTGACCGTGACCGGCAGGCCGCTGACCGAATACCTGGACGACACGCAGATCTGGGACAAGACCGTCATCCGGCCGCGCGGCGAGCCGTTGCAGAGCGCCGCGGGCATCGCCGTGCTGTACGGCAACCTCGCGCCGGGCGGCGCGGTCGTCAAGCCCGCCGCGGCCTCGCCCGAGCTGATGCGTCACCGCGGCAGGGCCCTCGTCTTCGACAGCGTCGAGGACATGCACGCCCGCATCGACGACCCGGATCTCGACGTCGACGCCTCCTCGGTGCTCGTGCTGCGCGGCTGCGGCCCCAAGGGGTACCCGGGGATGCCGGAGGTGGCGAACATGCCGTTGCCTGCCAAGCTCCTGGAGCGGGGAGTGCGGGACATGGTGCGGATCTGCGACGGCCGGATGAGCGGCACCGCGTACGGCACGGTGGTCCTGCACGTGACGCCCGAGGCGGCGGCGGGCGGCCCGCTGTCGCTGGTCGAGACCGGCGACCCCATCGTCCTGGACGTCGAGGCGAGGCGGCTGGATCTCGACATCCCGCAGGAGGACCTGCAACGGCGGCGGCCCTCGGAGGCGATGCTGGCGGGTTTCGCCTCCCCCTCCCGGGGGTGGGAGCGCCTTTACATCGATCACGTGATGCAGGCCAGCCAGGGCGCCGACCTCGACTTCCTGGTCGGTTCCAGCGGGGACCGGGTTTCCCGCGAGTCCCACTGA
- a CDS encoding RNA-guided endonuclease InsQ/TnpB family protein — MSRYRLRPSPAQEAVLLEHCGHARYVWNLAVEQHTHWQRGRASAPGFTEQCRQLTEARAACEWLAAGSIIVQQQALKDFHQAMANFFGATHRRPRWRRRGRGEGFRIVAVKAGDVRRLSRKGGQVRIPKVGWVRFRWSRPVGEAKSFRVTRDAAGRWHVAFALIPQPIPAPGTGAVVGVDRGVVVSAALSTGDLLTVPALGEAEKKRLVRLQRALARAKPGSKRRTKVKVAIARLKAREGDRRKDWVEQISTDLARRFDVIGIEDLKVSAMTRSAKGTLEAPGRNVRQKAGLNRGILANGWERLAARLEHKAPGRVWKIDPRYTSQTCNACRHIARESRESQALFRCVACKHRDHADVNAAKNIRDTAEGYAVAARGGLPLGGPVNREPQRDLLLVG; from the coding sequence GTGTCCCGCTACCGGCTGCGACCCTCACCCGCCCAGGAGGCGGTGTTGCTGGAGCACTGCGGGCACGCCCGGTATGTGTGGAACCTGGCCGTGGAACAACACACCCACTGGCAGCGTGGGCGGGCGTCGGCGCCGGGGTTCACCGAGCAGTGCCGCCAGCTCACCGAGGCCCGCGCCGCCTGCGAGTGGCTGGCCGCCGGATCGATCATCGTCCAGCAGCAGGCGCTGAAGGACTTCCACCAGGCGATGGCGAACTTCTTCGGTGCGACCCACCGCCGGCCGAGGTGGCGCCGGCGTGGTCGCGGTGAGGGGTTTCGGATCGTCGCGGTCAAGGCGGGTGATGTGCGCCGCCTGTCGCGCAAGGGCGGCCAGGTGCGGATCCCCAAGGTGGGGTGGGTGCGATTCCGGTGGTCCCGCCCCGTGGGGGAGGCCAAGTCCTTCCGCGTCACCCGGGATGCGGCGGGCCGCTGGCACGTGGCGTTCGCGCTCATCCCTCAGCCGATCCCGGCCCCGGGGACGGGTGCGGTCGTCGGCGTGGATCGGGGGGTGGTGGTGTCGGCGGCGTTGTCCACCGGTGACCTGCTGACCGTTCCCGCATTGGGTGAGGCCGAAAAGAAGCGGCTGGTGCGGTTGCAGCGCGCCCTGGCCCGCGCTAAGCCCGGGTCCAAGCGCCGCACCAAGGTCAAGGTGGCGATCGCCCGGTTGAAGGCCCGGGAGGGTGATCGGCGTAAGGACTGGGTGGAGCAGATCAGCACCGATCTGGCCCGCCGGTTCGACGTGATCGGCATCGAGGACCTGAAGGTCTCCGCGATGACCCGGTCGGCGAAGGGCACCCTGGAGGCGCCGGGTAGGAACGTGCGGCAGAAGGCGGGATTGAACCGGGGCATTTTGGCCAACGGGTGGGAGCGATTGGCGGCCCGGCTGGAGCACAAGGCTCCGGGCCGGGTGTGGAAGATTGATCCGCGGTATACGTCGCAGACCTGCAACGCGTGCAGGCACATCGCCCGGGAGAGTCGCGAGAGCCAAGCGCTCTTCCGGTGCGTGGCCTGCAAGCATCGGGATCATGCTGATGTCAACGCGGCGAAGAACATCCGAGATACCGCCGAGGGATATGCGGTGGCTGCGCGGGGAGGCTTGCCGTTGGGCGGGCCGGTGAACCGCGAACCTCAACGTGACCTTCTCCTGGTGGGGTAG
- a CDS encoding zinc-dependent alcohol dehydrogenase, producing MRAFVVTGPRRFAVEDVEPPVAGAGQVVVDVERAGVCGTDVEFFTGEMAYLHQGHAEYPMRLGHEWCGTVSAVGDGVDESWIGRRATGDTMLGCGRCRRCLSGLQHVCEDRFEIGIRGGWPGALAERMTVPATALHALPDTVDATAGALVEPGGNALRAVQGADLESGARVLVLGPGTIGLLAARFALAHGAEVHVMGLSQRSLDFARTLGVHGAWTADRLPALPFDAVIDASNASGLPARALDLVEPGKRVVYIGLAGGPSTVDTRTMVLKDVTAVGILSASPGLAGTIEHYASGAVDPRPLVAATVGLDEVGEVLAGSRPAGSGPGPKIHVDPRV from the coding sequence GTGAGAGCGTTCGTCGTCACCGGGCCCCGCCGCTTCGCGGTGGAGGACGTCGAACCCCCGGTCGCGGGGGCGGGTCAGGTCGTGGTCGACGTCGAGCGCGCCGGGGTCTGCGGTACCGACGTCGAATTCTTCACCGGCGAGATGGCCTATCTCCATCAGGGTCACGCCGAATACCCGATGCGCCTCGGGCACGAGTGGTGCGGGACCGTCTCCGCGGTCGGTGACGGCGTCGACGAGTCCTGGATCGGCCGGCGCGCCACCGGTGACACCATGCTCGGCTGCGGCCGGTGCCGCCGCTGCCTGAGCGGGCTGCAGCACGTGTGCGAGGACCGCTTCGAGATCGGCATCCGCGGCGGGTGGCCCGGCGCCCTGGCCGAGCGGATGACGGTCCCGGCCACGGCGCTGCACGCGCTGCCGGACACGGTCGACGCGACGGCGGGCGCCCTGGTCGAGCCGGGCGGCAACGCGCTGCGGGCCGTACAGGGGGCGGATCTGGAGTCGGGGGCCAGGGTGCTGGTGCTCGGACCGGGCACGATCGGCCTGCTCGCCGCCCGGTTCGCCCTCGCCCACGGCGCCGAGGTCCACGTCATGGGCCTGTCCCAGCGGTCGCTGGACTTCGCCCGCACGCTCGGGGTGCACGGCGCGTGGACCGCGGACCGGCTTCCCGCGCTGCCGTTCGACGCCGTCATCGACGCCTCCAACGCCTCCGGCCTGCCGGCCCGGGCCCTTGACCTGGTGGAGCCGGGAAAACGAGTGGTCTACATCGGCCTCGCGGGCGGCCCCAGCACCGTCGACACCCGCACGATGGTGCTCAAGGACGTCACGGCCGTCGGGATCCTGAGCGCCTCCCCAGGGCTCGCCGGCACGATCGAGCACTACGCCTCCGGAGCGGTGGATCCGCGACCGCTCGTGGCGGCCACCGTCGGGCTCGACGAGGTCGGCGAGGTCCTCGCGGGATCGCGCCCGGCCGGTTCCGGCCCCGGACCCAAGATCCACGTCGACCCCCGCGTCTGA